Proteins found in one Scardovia inopinata JCM 12537 genomic segment:
- the miaB gene encoding tRNA (N6-isopentenyl adenosine(37)-C2)-methylthiotransferase MiaB yields MNEDMMTAEEKQNLADKDESQLSRDCQETGRGRGVYYVHTLGCQMNVHDSERIAGVLEADGYVKATRRQIENNDLDLIVMNTCAVRENASNRMYGTLGQWAELKRERPGLQIAVGGCMAQKDRRRIVQRAPWVDAVFGTKNIGSLTGLLKKARLENRSQVQVATDLDYFPSQLPAARASRVSSWVAISVGCNNTCTFCIVPSVRGKERDRRPGDILDEIQRCVDAGAKEITLLGQNVNSYGYSTGDRYAFSKLLRACGKIDGLKRVRFTSPHPAAFTDDVIEAMAETDNVMHQLHMPLQSGSDRILRAMRRSYRVSRFKGIIDKVRAAMPDAQITTDIIVGFPGETEDDFQQTMDLLRQIRFSSAYTFEYSPRPGTPAALMEQIPPEVMRDRYTRLHDMQETITAQEMQKFLGRTVEVLVTGQGRKDSNTHRVTGRERTGALVHIGVPAGQEIPQTGDFVDCTVTDSSRHYLLADPQPEAGQVYKVHH; encoded by the coding sequence ATGAATGAAGACATGATGACAGCAGAAGAAAAGCAGAATCTGGCAGACAAAGACGAAAGCCAGCTTTCGCGGGATTGTCAGGAAACCGGCCGCGGCAGGGGAGTATATTATGTGCATACCCTTGGCTGTCAGATGAATGTTCACGATTCTGAACGGATTGCGGGCGTTCTGGAAGCTGATGGATATGTGAAAGCCACCAGGCGGCAGATCGAGAATAATGATCTTGATCTAATTGTTATGAATACTTGTGCTGTTAGAGAGAACGCATCCAACCGCATGTACGGGACCTTAGGCCAGTGGGCAGAGCTAAAAAGGGAACGCCCCGGCCTGCAGATTGCTGTGGGTGGCTGCATGGCCCAGAAAGACAGGCGTAGGATTGTGCAGAGAGCCCCTTGGGTTGATGCTGTCTTTGGGACAAAGAACATTGGCTCATTGACCGGTTTACTGAAGAAAGCTCGTTTGGAGAATCGCAGCCAGGTCCAGGTGGCAACCGATCTGGATTATTTCCCCAGCCAGCTGCCGGCCGCCAGGGCTTCCCGAGTTTCCTCCTGGGTCGCGATTTCTGTAGGATGCAATAACACCTGCACGTTTTGCATTGTTCCCTCGGTCAGGGGTAAGGAAAGGGACCGACGCCCTGGTGACATCTTAGATGAAATTCAGCGCTGTGTAGATGCCGGGGCCAAGGAAATTACCTTACTGGGGCAGAACGTTAATTCTTATGGGTATTCGACTGGAGATCGCTATGCTTTTTCTAAGCTCTTGCGTGCCTGTGGAAAAATTGATGGTTTGAAAAGGGTTCGTTTTACTTCTCCGCACCCGGCTGCCTTCACGGATGATGTAATTGAAGCCATGGCAGAAACCGATAATGTGATGCATCAGCTCCATATGCCTTTGCAGTCAGGGTCTGACCGAATTCTTAGGGCTATGCGGCGTTCCTACAGGGTTTCGCGGTTCAAAGGAATTATAGATAAGGTGAGGGCTGCCATGCCTGATGCGCAGATTACAACCGATATCATTGTGGGATTCCCGGGAGAAACAGAAGATGATTTCCAGCAGACCATGGATCTGCTCAGGCAAATCCGTTTTTCCAGTGCCTATACTTTTGAGTATTCTCCCAGGCCGGGCACTCCCGCTGCTTTGATGGAGCAAATTCCTCCTGAAGTTATGCGCGATAGGTATACCAGGCTGCATGATATGCAGGAAACGATTACTGCTCAGGAAATGCAGAAGTTCCTTGGACGCACAGTCGAGGTTCTGGTGACAGGGCAGGGACGAAAAGATTCCAATACTCACAGGGTTACCGGCCGGGAAAGGACAGGTGCTCTGGTTCATATTGGAGTCCCCGCTGGTCAGGAAATTCCTCAGACCGGAGATTTCGTTGACTGCACAGTGA